The following coding sequences are from one Zalophus californianus isolate mZalCal1 chromosome 5, mZalCal1.pri.v2, whole genome shotgun sequence window:
- the OSMR gene encoding oncostatin-M-specific receptor subunit beta isoform X4, translating into MALFSVFQTTFLLALLSLRTYQSEVLSEPLPWAPESLRVFINSTHQCLHLQWSVHNLAHHQELKMVFQIEISRIKTSNVIWVENYSTTVKWNQVLHWSWESKLPLECAKHFIRMRSAVDDAKTPEQSFWSNWSSWEEVHVQNSLGHDPFFVFPKDKLVEEGSNVTICYVSRSQPNNISCYLEGVRMQGEQLEPNVSVFNLNHVAFIRETGTNIYCKGDQGDSIKGIVLFVSKVLEEPKDFSCETQDLTTLNCTWDPRSDTGLLKQLSQSYTLFESFSGKKTLCKHKSWCSWEVAPESQEMYNFTLTAENYLRKRSVHLLFNLTHRVHPMAPFSVLFTDVSATNATMTWKVHTTGNYYTLLCQVELYGEGEVIQRNVSVEVDGKQLFGGLKPDTEYRAQVRCANANHFWKWSEWTRQNFTTAEAAPSEAPDVWRNVKSVQGHSVVTLFWKPLSKLQANGKILFYNIVIENLDRSSISKLLSIPAPANGTELNLDQCLYQIHVTANNSVGTSPASVIIVSGDPGNKEVEEERVKGMEDGFSLSWKPQPGNVTGYIVEWCDHPRGPLCDLQWKSVGPTTTSTVVSSDAFRPGVQYNFRIYGISTERVPYLLEKKTGYSQELAPSDNPQVVMSNLTSRSFTLSWKDYSIESQPSFIQGYHVYLKSKAGQCHSGSEKAVLSDDAVCCKYRIDNPKQKTFVVENLQPESFYEFLVTPYTSVGEGPHGAFTKVTTPDEYCL; encoded by the exons ATGGCTCTCTTTTCAGTCTTTCAGACAACATTCCTCTTGGCATTGCTGTCCTTGAGAACATACCAGAGTGAAG TCTTGTCTGAACCTTTGCCATGGGCCCCTGAATccctgagagtttttatcaattCTACACATCAGTGTTTGCATTTACAGTGGAGTGTCCACAACCTTGCTCATCATCAGgaattaaaaatggtttttcaGATAGAAATCAGTAGAATTAAAACATCAAATGTCATCTGGGtg gaGAACTATAGCACCACTGTGAAGTGGAACCAAGTTCTGCACTGGAGCTGGGAATCCAAGCTCCCCTTGGAATGTGcaaaacattttataagaatGAGGAGTGCGGTGGATGATGCCAAGACCCCCGAGCAGAGTTTCTGGAGCAACTGGAGCTCGTGGGAGGAAGTACATG tACAGAATTCTCTTGGACACGACCCATTCTTCGTTTTCCCTAAAGATAAGCTGGTGGAAGAAGGCTCCAATGTCACCATTTGTTACGTTTCCAGGAGCCAGCCAAATAACATATCCTGTTATTTGGAAGGCGTACGGATGCAGGGAGAACAGCTCGAGCCAAATGTCTCCGTGTTCAACTTGAATCATGTTGCTTTCATTAGGGAAACCGGGACAAATATCTATTGTAAGGGGGACCAAGGAGACAGTATAAAGGGCATCGTTCTCTTTGTGTCAA AAGTCCTTGAGGAGCCCAAGGATTTTTCTTGTGAAACCCAGGACCTCACGACACTGAACTGTACTTGGGATCCCAGGAGTGACACTGGCTTGCTCAAACAGCTTTCCCAAAGCTATACTTTATTTGAATC attttccgGGAAAAAGACACTTTGTAAACACAAAAGCTGGTGTAGTTGGGAAGTAGCTCCAGAGTCCCAAGAAATGTATAACTTCACACTCACCGCTGAAAACTACTTAAGAAAGAGAAGTGTTCACCTTCTTTTTAACCTGACTCATCGAG tgCACCCAATGGCTCCCTTTAGTGTACTGTTTACAGATGTAAGCGCCACAAATGCCACCATGACCTGGAAGGTTCACACCACTGGTAATTATTATACACTGCTGTGCCAGGTTGAACTCTATGGTGAAGGAGAAGTAATACAA cGCAACGTTTCCGTCGAGGTGGATGGTAAGCAGCTCTTCGGTGGCCTGAAGCCAGACACAGAGTACAGGGCCCAAGTACGCTGTGCTAATGCCAACCACTTCTGGAAATGGAGTGAATGGACTCGTCAGAACTTCACCACAGCTGAAGCTG CTCCCTCAGAGGCTCCTGACGTCTGGAGAAATGTGAAGTCAGTGCAGGGACATTCTGTTGTGACTTTATTCTGGAAG CCACTATCAAAATTGCAGGCCAATGGGAAGATTCTGTTCTATAATATAGTTATAGAAAATCTAGACAGATCATCCATCTCGAAGCTCCTCTCCATTCCTGCTCCGGCCAATGGCACAGAACTAAACCTTGACCAGTGTTTGTACCAAATCCACGTCACAGCTAATAACAGTGTGGGCACGTCCCCTGCTTCAGTCATCATAGTCTCTGGAGATCCTGGAAACa aagaagttgaagaagaaagAGTTAAAGGCATGGAGGATGGATTCTCTCTGTCTTGGAAACCCCAGCCCGGAAACGTCACAGGCTACATTGTGGAGTGGTGTGACCATCCCCGGGGCCCGCTCTGTGATCTCCAGTGGAAAAGCGTAGGTCCTACTACCACAAGCACAGTTGTTAGCTCAG ATGCTTTCAGACCAGGGGTCCAATACAACTTCAGAATTTATGGAATTTCTACAGAAAGGGTtccttatttattagagaaaaaaacaggataCTCCCAGGAACTGG CTCCTTCAGACAACCCTCAAGTGGTCATGAGTAACCTGACCTCCCGCTCCTTCACTCTGAGTTGGAAGGATTATTCCATTGAATCCCAACCCAGTTTTATACAAGGGTACCACGTGTACCTGAAATCCAAGGCGGGGCAGTGCCACTCTGGATCTGAAAAGGCAGTTCTTTCAG